In [Phormidium] sp. ETS-05, the genomic window TGGTTCCTTGGGGGGCAAGTTCTTGGGCCAAAGTCACGGCTAAATTAGCCGCCACGGTGGTTTTACCCGTTCCTCCTTTGCCCCCGGCAATGCAAATTGTCGAGAGTTCTGATTTCATCATTTCCTCCTGAGAATCAGATTGGCGATAGATTTTAACGACTAGCAGACGACTGCTGCCACTCTTCTAGGGCGAAACGGACTGTTGCGGCTTTAGTCTCGTACATTTGGACGCCACCTGCAACCAGGGCGCGATCGGCTTTTGGCCCAAAACTCCCGGAAATCGCCACTTTAGCACCTCTTTCTATTACCGTCGTGGCGGCTTGGATCCCCGCACCGCCGGACTGACTGGCAGCGGTGTTGGCGATCGCCTCAAATGCTCCGGTTTCCGAGTCCACGAGGATAAAATAGGCGCAACGGCCAAACCGGGGGTCTAGGGGGGCCTCTAAGTTATTGCCCGTAGAACTGATGGCAACTTTCATTAAGAGCCTCTGCCTCTTTCAAAACTGTATAACTTTATAGTAAAGTATTTTCGCCAAAAAGTCCTCCTCTGATTCCAGTTGTGTCAGGTTTCTCGGACAAGGGAGAGCCAGAGCAGAAATGCCAACATCCAATTGTCAATTGTCAATTGTCAATTATCAATTATCGATGAGCAAAAAATTGCGATTAGGGGCAGAGTAGCAGTTGCAGCCCATCACAAACCCAAGGTGGTTTTCGAGCGTTATAGGGGGCAAATTTTCCGAGTAATTTTTCCAGCTAGCTGGAAAAGACCGGGATTTTGCCCCAGACGCCGTGGGTTGGTCCCTATCGCCGAGTCAGGGAACCATGAGAATTGGGCAATTTACTGGCTCAAAAGGCCCGATCGCTATTGATTTAGTCAGGTGTGATTATGATTAAAGATGAAAAGCAGTATAAATTGACTCAGCAGCTTGCCAGGGATTTTGAAAAATCTCTGGCGGCAATAGACAAAGATGAAAATAGAATCAAGACTGACCCAGATGGCTGGAGAACTATCAGAGGTGCTTTAAATGTTAGTGGCTGGGCGAGGCTAACACTGTATTGAAGCGGACATAACACAGATTTCAGGTGGGAATCAAAAGCTGGTTGTGGCTGCTTCATCTACGCCAAATTTATCACCACCCAAAAATTTTGGCAACACTCCAAAGCCTTCCTGACCCAGCTTTCTTGTCACCACGAAAGCCAGAACCAGGCGATCGAGTATTTATTGCTGTTATTTGATAGCCGGTAGCTACTGCCATTAATCAGTAAAATGAAAAACCAGCGATTAGCCGCAGGGAAAAAATTGCAGGATGAATCACACCACTAGGGTGGTTTTCGTGAGTTATAGGCGCAAAATTTGCCCAGCATTTTTACCAGCTAGCTGTAAAATAACCGATTTTGTCCCTGGCACTGGGATGCGGGTGCCATCACCGAGATTTGATATAATTAGCTCGCGGAGCAGACAGCACAGCGGTAGCCCCACCGCTGGGGTTCCCAGGCTGCAACCCCAAGGTTTTGATCCAACTCCCACCCATACGGGGGAGTTAAGTCGCTCTGCCTGCCATTACCAGCCTACTGTTCCGCAGACCCAGAAAATCTACCCCGGAGGAGCGATATAAGATAAAATCTTTGTTGAAGGAGCCCATAGCGATGGACCCAATCTGGCGTTATTCCAACCTTCCGGGAATCAGCCAATACCAGAATACTCTCCTGAAGCGAAAAAAATTAAATTGGATAATGATATGATTGTGCGGAGCGAGTGGGAGGCAATTGTCTATTGATGGTGAATATAAGCAGCAAACTGGCTATCAAGCCGGAGCGCGGAGTCGATACAAGATTGTGAGTTTTTTTGAACAGAGATGATTAATATTCCTGGGGTGGCGGCGATCGCGCAAATATATGAAAGTCCCAACTCTCTTGTATATCGAGGTATCCGAGAGCAGGACGGCATTGCCATTATCCTCAAAGTCCTGAAAGAAAATTATCCTACTCCCCAAGAACTTGCGCGGTATCGCACCGAATATCAAATTACCAAATCCCTGAATTTGCCCGGGGTGATTAAAGTTTATGACTTGCAAAAGTATCAAAACACCTTAGTGATGTTTGTGGAGGATTTCGGTGGTGAATCCTTAAAAATATGGAGTCAACAACGACGATTTTCTCTGGAAAAATTCCTGACAATTGCAATTAAGGCTACTCACATATTAGGAGAAATTCACGCGGCCAATATTATTCATAAGGATATTACTCCGGCCAATATAATTTGGAATCCCAACACCGACCAGGTGAAAATCATCGATTTTGGGATTTCAACCCAACTGACGCGAGAAAATACAGGGCTGAAAAATCCTCTGGTTCTGGAAGGGACTCTCCCTTATATGTCACCGGAACAAACGGGGAGAATGAACCGCCCTCTGGACTACCGCAGTGACTTCTACTCTTTAGGAGTGACTTTTTATGAGCTGCTGACTGAGAAACTACCATTTGAGACCACCGATCCTCTGGAATTGCTCCACTGTCATATTGCGAAACAGCCCCTGCCCCCCGCTGAACTGAATTCAGAAATTCCGCCAGTGATTTCAGAAATAGTAATGAAGTTACTGGAGAAAAATGCCGAAAACCGCTATCAAAGTGCTTTGGGCATCAAAGCTGATTTAGAAAAATGCTGGCAGCAGTTACAGGCAACTCAAACTATAGCCAGTTTCCCTCTGGCCAGCCAAGATATTTCAGATAAATTCCAGATTTCTCCTAAATTATATGGCAGAGAGGCTGAAGTCCAGACGTTATTAAAGGCATTCGATCGCGTCAGTTCATCCGCCAGCGAATTGATGTTAATTGCGGGATATTCAGGGATTGGCAAATCAGCCTTAGTCCAGGAAATCTACAAACCGATTACCCAAAAACGGGGTTATTTTATTTCGGGCAAATTTGACCAATATCAACGCAATATTCCCTACAGTGCGGTGGTGATTGCTTTTCAGGAATTAATCAAGCAACTGTTAACCGAAACTGAAGCCGAGCTGGCTCAATGGCGAGATAAGCTATTAGCAGCAGTGGGAGTCAATGGGCAAGTAATTGTTGATGTTATACCGGAAATAGAACTAATTATTGGCCAGCAAGTCAGGTTGCCAGAACTGGGACCCAATGAAGCCCAGAACCGCTTTAATTTGGTATTCCAGAACTTTATTAAGGTTTTTACTCAACCAGAACATCCCTTGGTTTTGTTTCTGGATGACTTGCAGTGGGCGGATGGGGCTTCTTTAAAATTGATGCACCTTTTGATGAGCTGGGCATCACCAGGACTGTTTTTAATTGGCGCGTATCGTGATAACGAAGTTTCGGCGGTCCATCCCTTAATGCTGACTATCGATGAAATTGCCGAATCAGGGGCAAGGATTAGTCGAATTTCTTTGTCTCCCTTGGATTTGGGGACGGTGACACAACTGATTAGCGATACGGTGAAAAGTCCCGCTGCCAAGGTGGCATCTCTAGGAGAGTTGGTTTTATGGAAAACCGGAGGCAATCCATTTTTTATTAACGAGTTTTTGAAGTCGCTTTATACAGAAAATTTGTTAAGTTTTGACTATCGGGAGGTGCAATGGCACTGGGATTTGGAGCAAATCAAAGCGCGTGGATTTACGGACAATGTGGTGGAACTGATGGCAGGAAAAATTCAAAAACTGCCAGCAGTAACGCAAAAGATGTTAAAATTAGCCGCTTGTATTGGCAATTTATTTGATTTGGAAACCTTGGGGTTGATTAGTGAAAAGTCTCTGCCAGAAACCGTGAGAGGTTTACAGGCGGCAGTGGCGGAAAATCTGGTGGATCCAGTGGGCAATCCTGGGGATGTGGAATTGGCGATCGCCTCGGCTGAATTTCTGGTGTCACCAGCCCCCAAGGGATCTTCTTCCTCCCTAGAATATAAATTCGCTCACGATCGGATTCAGCAGGCCGCTTATTCTCTGATTCCTGACCAGGAAAAGGCCAGTACACATTATCAAATCGGCCAGCTCTTGCTCCAGCAAATTTCCCCGGCTGCGAGAGAAGAAAACATTTTTAAACTAGCTAATCAATTAAATTATGGCATTTCTTTAATTGCCACACCAGGGGAACGGTATCAATTAGCCGAAATGAATCTGAGTGCCTGTCGGAAAGCTAGAGCCGCCGCCGCCTACCAAGCGGCTCGTGAATATGCCAGAGTGGGATTGTCCCTGCTGGAAGACCGGGCTTGGGAGCAGGAATATGGAATGACTCTGGCTCTGCATGAATTAGGCGCCGAATTAGCTTTACTCTCTGGCGACTTTGAGGAAATGGAGAGGCTCAGCGCGATCGTCACCGAGCGGGCGCAGTCTTTATTGGATCAGGTGAATGTTTACCGGATTCAAATTCAGGCTAATGTCTCGCGGACGAAATTTGCCGAAGCGATCGCGATCGCCCAACTGCCTCTGCAAAAGATGGGCGTCACTTTGCCCACCGCACCCACACCCACAGATATAGAGCAGGCTTTCCAAGAAATCAAAAACCTGATTGGAGACCGGACAATTGAAGATTTAGTTAACCTACCGCTAATGACCGATGCGGAGCAAATCGTCATTGTCCAGACCCTCAGCAGTGTTATCCCAGCCGCTTACGTCTCTGGCTCACCCTTGTTCCCATTGCTGGTGGCTCTGTCAGTGAAATTATCCATTCAACATGGAAATACATCTTACTCGGGCTTTAGCTATGCTACCTATGGGATTATTCTTTGTAATCTGCTCGATATCACTACCGGTACGCAATTTGGTCAATTAGCCTTCAATGTGGTATCAAAATTGGAGGCAAAATCGATTAAACCGGAGGTCTTAACTGTACTGGGAGCATTTATTCTCCACCGGAAATTTCACGTCAAAGAAACCCTACCCCTATTGCAAGATGGCTATGCCACTGCCCTAGAAGTGGGAAACTTGGTATTCGCGGGATATAATGCCAGCAACTTTTGTATCAATTCTTTGTGGGGGGGTCAGCCCCTGGCAAATTTGGAGCAGGATACTCGTGCCTACTACCATGATTTGGTGGCATTAAACCAATTGGCGGCAGCCAATTACTGCCTCGTCCATTGGCAATGTATTTTAAGTTTGCTTGATGTGGCGGCGTCAGGCAGCTTATCTGGGCGTACCTATCTGTCTGAGGCGGAATTGCTCCCCAAGATATTGGCCGCCAATGATATGCTGACTCTGTATTTCTTTTATTTGTATAAGCTGAAATTGGCATTTTTGTTTGAGGAACCGAATGCCGCATCTCAGTATGCAGTTGAATGCCGGAAATATTTAGTTAATGGCGCGGGATTTATCTGTGAATCGGCGTTTTATCTTTATGATTCCCTGGTGGCTTTATCCCAGTTGAGTCACCTAGTGGAAGATGACAGCTCTTTCCTCTGGGAGCGGGTGACAGAGAACCAAACCAAGTTACAACAATATTGGGCAAATTATGCCCCGATGAATTACCAGCATAAGGTGGATTTGGTGGCAGCGGAGCGATGTCGGGTTTTGGGACAAAAATTAGAAGCGATGGACTTGTACGATCGCGCCATTAAAGGAGCCCAGGCTAATTCATATATGAATGAGGCGGCTTTGGCGTATGAGCTGGCGGCTAAATTCTATCTGGCTGAAGGTAAAGACCTAATTGCTAGAGCTTATCTGCAAGAAGCTCGCTATCACTATCAACTTTGGGGCGCTAATGCTAAAGTCAACCACTTAGAACAGCGATATCCCCAACTCTTAACAGCAATTCAAGCCACAACTCCAGAAATAGCGCCTACCATCGCGGTCACAACTAGGGAAGCTGGGGTTTCTTTGGATATCGCTACAGTGATGAAAGCAGCTAGCACAATGTCTGGGGAAATTGTCCTGGCTCGGTTGCTTTCTAATTTGATGAAAATTCTGATTGAGAATGCTGGCGCGCAAAAAGGTTACTTGATTTTGACAAGTCAGGGACAATTGCTGATTGAAGCATCTGGTACTCTGGATTCAAACCAGATCACAGTTTTGCCCTCCATGCCTTTGGCAGATTATCCGGGAATCTCCCAGGCGATCGTCAATTATGTAGCTCGCACTCAAGCCAGCGTGGTCTTAAATGATGCGACTAAGGAAGGGAAGTTTACTAACGATGTTTATATTCAAAAAAATCAGCCTAAATCTATATTGTGCGTTCCGTTGGTTAATCAAGGTCAGCTCGTCAGCATTGTTTACTTAGAAAATAACCTGACCACTGGGGCATTTACGCCAGAGCGATTGCAAGTATTACAATTATTGTCAGGACAAGCGGCGATTTCTATTAAAAATGCTAAACTCTACACAGAGGTTCGCGCTAATGAACAGAGATTGGCGCAACTGAATCAGGCATATGAGCGTTTTGTCCCCAGCCAATTTCTCCAGTTTCTCGGCAAATCCAGCATTGTGGAGGTGAAACAGGGGGACCAAGTACAGTTGGAGATGTCAGTTTTGTTTTCCGATATCCGCTCTTTTACCACCCTCAGTGAAAGTATGACGCCGGAGGACAATTTCAAGTTTATCAATGCTTATCTGCGTCGCATGGAACCGGCGATCGTCGAACATAACGGATTTATTGACAAATACATCGGCGATGCCATTATGGCTTTATTTAGTGGCGAAGCTGACAATGCCGTGAAAGCGGGAATTTCTATGCTGCATCGGCTGGCTGAGTACAACCAGCATCGGCTTAATTCTGGTTATACGCCAATTCACAATGGCATTGGGATTAATACCGGGACCCTGATGCTCGGAACTGTCGGCGGCCAAAATCGGATGGATGGTACTGTGATTAGTGATGCGGTGAATTTAGCCTCGCGGATGGAAAGCATTACGAAAAATTATGGCGTATCGTTACTGATTTCTGAAAATACATTTTTGCGGTTAAAAGAGCCAGATAATTATGCCATTAGAATGATCGATCGGGTCACGGTGAAAGGCAAATCTCAACAAATCGCAGTTTATGAGGTTTTTGATGCTGACCCGCCACACATTAAAGCCGGTAAATTAGCCACCCGCCAACCCTTTACGGAGGGATGGCATTTCTACAATCAAGGTTTTTGCTATGAAGCGGCCCAAAGGTTTGAAATTTGCCTGCGTCATAATCCCGATGATAGAGTAGCGCAAATTTATCTGCAACGTTGCCATCCCAAAAAATAATCGTCTTAACTCTCCCTAATCACCACTGTGCAGACCCACCGCTGCCACTAAAAAAGGTGATTTCCGTGCGTGGGGCAAATTTTCGGGGTAATTTTTCCAGCTAGCTGGAAAATCCGGGGAGTTTTGCCCCAGATGCCGTGGGGTGGTCTATCTCGTGGAGTCAGGGAACCATGAGAATTGGGCAATTTACTGGCTCAAAATGGAAGATTTTGTTAAAATCTGCTCCTAAATAATCACGAGTTTGATAGGATGGTAATCAGCTCCGAGTCATGGCAGAAATGGTTTCACCGCCGCCGCCCACCCTCAGTCCAAACCTCCGACAATGCGATCGCAGATTTGAAGATGCTATTAGAGCCTTAGACCAAGATGAGTCACTGAAGAAGCAAGACAAAAAAAATGGCTAAAGGAAAAAGTGAGGATGATGACGAAAAAGTGATAAGTAATGCGATTTTAGTTTCGCGATACTTGGTGACATCGTAAACTTATCAAAAATTAGCGATATGTATGTAACGGTCAGCCTGACAACGATTAGATTAAATTAAGGGTTAACAAATGCGGAGACCGATCGCGATAGATTTATTCTCAGGCTGTGGGGGAATGTCTCTCGGACTTGAAGCCGCTGGCTTTGATATTGCCGCCTCAGTGGAACTGGATCCAATTCATGCTTTGGTTCATCATATTAACTTTCCCTATGGTGCCAGTATCTGCCAAGATATTAATCAATTAAAAACCCCAAAATTAATCGCTAAAATCAAACAGAAAGGCTTTGAAGCTGAAGTAGATTTAATTGCCGGTGGCCCCCCCTGCCAAGGCTTTTCTCATATTGGCAAACGGCAGTTAGATGATCCAAGAAACTCTCTGGTCTTTGAATATGTCAGAATTATCAAAGATATTCAGCCCAAATACTTTATTTTCGAGAATGTGCCAGGAATAGCATCTGGTCAACATCGGCAGTTTCTTGATGAATTAATCAGCGAATTTAAGCGGCTTGGTTATGTCATAGCTGAACCGATTAAAATCCTGGATGCCTCCCTGTTTGGCGCCCCCCAAAAAAGAAAACGATTAATTCTCATTGGCAGCCGCAAGGATGTCACCACAGCCCATTATCCTCTAGAAACCCATGATGAAATTGAGCAAAATTTTAATACCGTAGGGGATGCTATCTCAGATTTAGCAACTATCCCGGCTTTGATCGGTAAAGATATCGGGATTGATGCCAGTAAACTAGATTATTCTGGTTTTAGAAAAAGTTTTGCTTTAATGCCATCGGGAGCATATCATCTTTGTCATAAGCGCCAAACCGATGGACGAGTCTGGGGACACATTGGTTCTCAACATACCCCTGAATCACAAATGAAATTCTTATCGACTGAACCGGGAACGGTGGAAAAAACCAGTAGATTTTTTAAGCTGTCACCTTCAGGTCTTTGTAATACCCTGCGTGCAGGTACAACCAGTGATAAAGGGGCTCATACCGCCCCTAGACCGATTCACTATCTTGAACCCAGATGTATTACAATTAGAGAGGCGGCAAGACTGCATACATTTCCCGATTGGTTTCAATTTCATCGGACAATCTGGCATGGATTTAGAGAAATTGGCAATGCGGTGATACCGCTGTTAGCTAAATCTCTGGGAGCGGAAATTATTCAATGCCTAGATATTGATGTTAATCGGTTAGAAATTGGCGATTTACCAGAAATAGACAGTCAATATCTGAGCTATAATATGGGAATGGCTTCTAATTATTGGAATGTCCCATATAATGGGATTACTAAAAGAAAACGACTAGGAAAGGTTTAGGATGAATAAGTACGATCAGGTGATTGAAACTTTCAGATTCTACACCATCTTCATAAGCTCTCATAATGAAGTAACGAGCCACATTGAGACAATCAATCATAGCTCAAACCACCACCTTATATTAACGTTTAACTTCAACAAAGTTGTCAAATATTAACCCATAATCATTATAACCGAAGCGGGCAAATATGACAATAATCAGGTGTGGTTTGTCTGGGATATTGGATATCGCCTAGTTGCTATGCTGAATTTGGCAACTCAAAAAATTGCGACTAGGCGCAAGGTAGCAGTTGCAGGATGAATCGCACCCCCAAGGTGGTTTCCGTGCGTTCTAGGGGGCAAATATTCGGGGTAATTTTCCCAGCTAGCTGTAAAATACCGGCATTTTTGCCCCAGAAGCCGTGGGGTGGTCCATATCATGGGGTTAGGGAACCATGAGAATTGGGCAATTTACTGGCTCAAAATGGAATATTTTGTTAAAAGTTGCTCCTAAATAATCACGAGTTTGATAGGATGGTAATCAGCTCCGAGTCATGGCAGAAATGGGATTACAGCAGCATCCCCCCGTTATCTGTGTTAAGGTTAGAGAAAGTGATTCCAGAATTTGATGAAAATGGCAACTTACCACCAGGGGTTCATTTTTGCGAATGGGAGGAGTTTGTAGAACGATTTGGCACGAATTTTACCAGGCAGCGGATGATTGATGGTTTAGAATTGGCAATGCGCCAATTAAAAGCAGCAGGCTGCAGAACCATTTATATTAATGGTAGTTTTGTCACCAGTAAACCTAAACCTGGTGATTTTGATGCTTGTTGGGATTCAGAAGATGTGGATTACGATTATCTCCGCAAAAATGCCCCCAGATTACTAAATCATTTGGAGCGGAACGCCCAGAAATCACAAGATAAAGGTGAACTTTTCCGTTCAGATGAACCGGTAGGAGATTATGGTTTAGCTTCCTTAGAATTCTTTCAGCGTGACAGACAGTTGAATGAGAAGGGTATTATTGGTATAGATTTACTCAGGTAGAAATCATGATTAAAAATGAAAAACAGTATGAATACAGCCGAGAATGCGCTCGAAGATTTGAAGATGCTATTAGAGCCTTAGATGAAGATGATGAGCTGAAGAAGCAAGACGCGGATGGCTGGCAGCTTTCTCGCGATGTCAAACAATCTCACCTGATGGCTTTACAAGCAGAAATTGGGGAATATGAAAGGCTGATTAATTTTCCCCAAAACCAGCCGATTAAAATTCAAGTTGACAGCATCAATAAGCTGCCAGATGCTTTAATTAAAGCCAGGATAGCAGCCAGAATGAGTCACCAAGAATTAGCTGAGATTCTTGGAATTGAACCGGAGCGAGTTAGGCAATATGAGGACAGTGATTATCAATGTGCCAGCTTTGTAGAGATTTTGGAAGTTAGCATAGTTTTGGGTGTAGAATTTGAAAACGCTGTTATGCGGGTAGATTTTGAGGAAATCGCAGCAGTTAAACGAAGTGCAGAAAAATGGCGCCAGGAAAAAGTGACTATGATGGCAAAAAAGTGATAAGTAATGTGATTTTAGTTTCGCGATACTTGGTGACATCGTAAAATCATAAAAAATTAGGCTCCCAGTCATAAATGCTAACATACAATTCATAATTGCAATTATTGCGGTTAATCGGTCAATCAGAGAACTAGAAAGACTGCAAAAAGTCTATGGTTTTGGCCGCTGGCGCAAACTCAAAGGTTTCGCTACCATTCAATTAGAATATGAACCAGTATATGAAGCGGAAATTCATTGGTATGAAGCCCACGGCATCGGGCAAAGAGAATTCAAGATTAAATCCATTTTGGAGTCAAGATTATGGAATTTGTCGTTTGCATCAATAACCAAGACTATGCAGCCTCCTTGGAAGTCCGCAAAATTTATCAAGTGTTACCAGACCCTGGAGCTAACAAGCATCAAATGATTCGCATCATCGATGAATCGGGGGAAGATTACTTATATCCTAGGGATTATTTTCTGCCCATTGAACTGTCGGAAACTGTGCAAAAAGTCCTGGCAACCGTTCTCTAAATTGAACCCAGAAACCTTCTGCCAACGAACAGAAGTTTGATTATCAAAAATAGATAGCAGGTATCTAATAACAGTAAGTTGTTTACTCAAAAAAGTGCGACTAGGCGCAGGGTAGCAGTTGCAGGATGAATCACACCCCCAAGGTGGTTTCCGTGCGTTCTAGGGGGCAAATTTTCGGGGTTATTTTTACAGCTAGCCGTAAAATCCGGGTGGTTTTGCCCCAGATGCCGAGGGGTGGTCCATATCATGGGGTTAGGGAACCATGAGAATTGGGCAATTTACTGGCTAAAAATGGAAGATTTTGTTAAAAGCTGCTCCTGACTAATCACGAGTTTGATAGGATGGTAATCAGCTCAGAGTTATGGCAGAAAATGAAAAATTTTTATGTGTAATTACGGAGAAAAATTAACCATGAATTTAGAACAAGCAGTTTTAGATAAATCGCGAACATTGCCCCCAGATAAGCAGCAAGAAGTTTTAGATTTCGCTGATTTCCTGCAACAAAAAATTATTCCTAAAAAACCCCTAAAAAGTGTGAAGGGGATGTGGAATAATTTAGATATCAATATTACGGAAGAAGATATCACCCAAGCTAGGCAGGAAATGTGGGGGAATTAATTTTTCGAGAGAGGATTTTTAATGACATCCGTTGTCGCTTATTCAGACAATTTTGTGAGGATGAATTCTCAATTGGCGGTGGGCTACACTTTCCAGCTCACATAGCTCCTTTACAGTCAAGAAATCAATGCGGTATTGATGGTCAATCCCTGCCACCTTAATTTCCCTTTAACCTAATGGAATGCTTCGGCAACACCAACTCTTAACCTACACCACTAATAATTTGCCCGATATCTTTAGGAGTTGCACCCGTTGCCAATATGGAGCGGATCAACAGTTCAAGAGAGACTGACGCATCACTATTTTCAGCTTGAGCAATCCGAGGTTGGCTCGTTCCAATTTTCCCAGCCAGTTCACTTTGAGTCATCATCTTCTGCCTCCGCTCCTCCAAACTTTTGCTAAGAGCCAGCTTGATTTCAACCAGTATAGTTTCTTCTGGTGTTAACTCCAAAAAGTCTGAAACTGTTCCAATTTTCCACCCTTTTGCTTCTAAAAGCTCTTGCTTAGATGGCTTCATCACTTTACTCCTCTTGCTCGGTATCGTATTGGCTCAAGCGCTTTTTGCAAACTTCAATCACGTTTTTGGGTGTCGCCCTTGTGGTTTTGTTAAACACCGCGACAATCAAGATGGCATCTTCATCAACTCGATAAATGATTCTCCAATTTTGCTCCACATCTCTAATCCGTAATTCATGGCAGCGAGTTCCTATACTGGGCATAGGACGCGAATGTGGTAATCCCAGGGTTTCGCCTTCCTGTAGTTGCCTTAGCAGAAAACCTGCTTCTATCCGCGCTTCCTGACTGAAAGGTGGAGTCTTAACCTCACCATGCAGCCAAGCTAAAGGTTTATTTTGCTCTCCCATAATCTATTTATATCATATCTGATATAGGAAAGAAATCTGCCTGAGCTATCCAAAAACCCCAATGCAAGCGATCGCCTTCCGTCCCTGCCCCCAGTTCCAGGAAACTGCCCCCGACTGTGGCGCAACTCCCTGCAGTGAGATATTATTTCCTAAGTCATTTCCCAGCATCCCAGCCATCTAGGGGCGAATATGGGGTGACGGTCTCGATGCTCTTCAAATAATAGCGCCTATCTGTAAGTAATAACCTGTTGAATCAAAAAATTGCGCTTAGGGGCATGGTAGCAGTTGCAGGATAAATCACACCCCCAAGGTGGTTTCCGTGCGTTCTAGGGGGCAAATTTTCGGGGTTATTTTTACAGCTAGCTGTAAAATCCGGGTGGTTTTGCCCCAGATGCCGAGGGGTATATCATGGGGTTAGGGAACCATGAGAATTGGGCAATTTACTGGCTCAAAATGGAAGATTTTGTTAAAAGCTGCTTCTAAATAATCACGAGTTTGATAGGATGGTAATCAGCTCAGAGTTATGGCAGAAATGGTTTCACCGCCGCCACCCACCCTCAGTCCAAACCTCCGATAATGCCATTAGAACCAAACGGCTCCCAGCCAGAGTTGGGCGTTAAGTCAGTCCACCTGGACCAGTTGGTACTCCCGCCACCACCTCAGCCACGGCGGCATTTTGGCGAAACCGAGATGCAGCAGCTAGTTGCCAGCGTCAGGGAATGTGGCATCATCCAGCCGCTGCTGGTTCGATCGGTAGGTGATAAGTATGAAATCGTCGCTGGGGAACGCCGTTATCGGGCGGCTCTGGAGGTGGGTTTAACCTCTATTCCCGTAATCGTGCGGGTTCTGAGCGATACGGAAGCCAAACAGTACGCTCTGACGGAGAACTTGCAGCGCGCTGA contains:
- a CDS encoding DNA-binding protein translates to MIKNEKQYEYSRECARRFEDAIRALDEDDELKKQDADGWQLSRDVKQSHLMALQAEIGEYERLINFPQNQPIKIQVDSINKLPDALIKARIAARMSHQELAEILGIEPERVRQYEDSDYQCASFVEILEVSIVLGVEFENAVMRVDFEEIAAVKRSAEKWRQEKVTMMAKK
- a CDS encoding DUF2281 domain-containing protein, whose translation is MNLEQAVLDKSRTLPPDKQQEVLDFADFLQQKIIPKKPLKSVKGMWNNLDINITEEDITQARQEMWGN
- a CDS encoding helix-turn-helix domain-containing protein — protein: MKPSKQELLEAKGWKIGTVSDFLELTPEETILVEIKLALSKSLEERRQKMMTQSELAGKIGTSQPRIAQAENSDASVSLELLIRSILATGATPKDIGQIISGVG
- a CDS encoding type II toxin-antitoxin system RelE/ParE family toxin; this translates as MGEQNKPLAWLHGEVKTPPFSQEARIEAGFLLRQLQEGETLGLPHSRPMPSIGTRCHELRIRDVEQNWRIIYRVDEDAILIVAVFNKTTRATPKNVIEVCKKRLSQYDTEQEE